A region of Pseudomonadota bacterium DNA encodes the following proteins:
- a CDS encoding restriction endonuclease has translation MNVKYLKQYPEFQKFHQPSPKKSDPQPVVIITDKTPEEALEEAHLNLRNQLADELIQQIMANDFEFFEKLVVRLIVKLGYGGSMRDVGQAVGKSGDEGIDGIIKEDKLGLDIIYIQAKRWEASVGRPEIQKFVGALHGQQAKKGIFITTSSFTSGARDYASKIDTNVVLIDGEQLVDLMIDYNLGVSTVETYEVKKVDTDFFIDD, from the coding sequence TCAAGCAGTACCCAGAGTTCCAGAAGTTTCATCAACCTTCCCCAAAAAAATCTGACCCTCAACCAGTTGTTATTATTACCGACAAAACTCCTGAAGAAGCCCTTGAAGAAGCCCACTTGAACTTACGGAATCAGTTAGCCGATGAGTTGATTCAGCAGATTATGGCTAATGATTTTGAGTTTTTCGAAAAACTTGTCGTACGGCTGATTGTTAAGCTTGGATATGGTGGCTCCATGAGGGACGTCGGTCAAGCTGTTGGTAAGAGTGGCGATGAAGGCATAGATGGCATCATCAAAGAGGATAAACTTGGTCTGGACATAATTTACATACAGGCTAAACGGTGGGAGGCTTCAGTCGGTCGTCCAGAGATACAGAAGTTTGTTGGGGCACTCCACGGTCAGCAGGCCAAGAAAGGAATATTCATCACCACCAGTAGTTTTACATCGGGGGCCAGGGATTACGCCTCCAAGATTGATACTAATGTAGTCCTGATTGACGGAGAACAACTTGTTGACCTGATGATAGATTACAACTTGGGCGTATCAACGGTTGAGACTTATGAAGTTAAGAAGGTTGATACTGATTTCTTTATTGATGATTAG
- a CDS encoding zinc ribbon-containing protein — protein sequence MPTTGQIVEKSGIYACTKCGNEITSVKGERFPPCAQCRGTNFRLVRATR from the coding sequence ATGCCAACTACTGGCCAAATCGTAGAGAAGTCAGGCATATACGCCTGTACCAAATGTGGAAATGAAATCACTTCGGTTAAGGGAGAGCGGTTCCCTCCCTGTGCCCAGTGTAGAGGAACAAATTTCCGTCTGGTACGGGCAACAAGATAA